In the genome of Drosophila yakuba strain Tai18E2 chromosome 3R, Prin_Dyak_Tai18E2_2.1, whole genome shotgun sequence, one region contains:
- the LOC6538824 gene encoding sex-regulated protein janus-B → MKMFKSLSQLPRIVSPFQKSYSTDLISLVGIPRVKITKGQNRYLLVNIHTHGFTKYGRVIVRGADVDNHLTVFDSILEELEPQGICAKILGGGRILNEADSKKMKIYGTSRTFGSADHTRTRNILHSWTTYKDFKITVKN, encoded by the exons atgaaaatgttcaAGTCCTTGAGTCAGCTTCCCCGTATTGTTTCTCCGTTTC AAAAAAGTTATTCCACCGATCTGATCAGTTTGGTAGGCATTCCCCGGGTCAAGATAACCAAGGGTCAGAATCGTTATTTGTTAGTGAATATTCATACGCATGGCTTCACGAAATACGGAAGAGTTATTGTCCGAGGCGCCGATGTTGACAACCATT TGACGGTGTTCGACTCCattttggaggagctggagccACAGGGCATCTGTGCGAAAATCCTCGGTGGTGGAAGGATTCTCAACGAGGCGGACAGCAAGAAAATGAAGATCTATGGCACCTCCAGG ACATTCGGCAGTGCTGATCACACAAGGACGAGGAATATACTTCACTCGTGGACCACATATAAGGACTTCAAGATAACCGTTAAGAATTAA